The Mytilus galloprovincialis chromosome 7, xbMytGall1.hap1.1, whole genome shotgun sequence genome has a window encoding:
- the LOC143083185 gene encoding very long chain fatty acid elongase 4-like encodes MGLSSFIDDYDEVWKIKMGDIRTQDWFMMTSPIPTIFIIMGYLLFVHKGLRWMKKREAYDLKRVLQVYNFCLILVNAYIFYEFFVSAWTNPKVDKFCAPVDKSNDPLSLRLANAVWWFYFSKIIELMDTVFFILRKKNTQVTFLHVYHHSTMPAIWWIGVFFAPGGEAYLCASINSFIHILMYSYYFLSSLGPHMQKYLWWKKYMTTLQLVQFWWIMFHTIYAINLNCGFPNKFNWALVVYDLSHIVLFTNFYYQTYTKKERRLKLEQQMLAKVEEIKGNKMN; translated from the exons ATGGGACTGTCATCTTTCATTGATGATTATGATGAAGTTTGGAAGATTAAAATGGGAG ACATAAGAACCCAAGATTGGTTCATGATGACGTCACCCATACCTACCATTTTTATCATCATGGGTTATCTACTATTTGTACATAAGGGACTTCGATGGATGAAAAAACGAGAGGCTTATGATTTAAAAAGAGTTCTACAAGTTTATAATTTTTGCTTAATATTGGTGAATGCCTATATATTTTATGAG ttttttgtaTCAGCCTGGACGAATCCTAAAGTAGATAAATTTTGTGCACCTGTTGACAAATCTAATGATCCTCTCTCTCTCAGG TTGGCCAATGCAGTATGGTGGTTTTACTTCTCAAAGATCATTGAATTAATGGATACT GTTTTCTTCATATTGAGAAAGAAGAATACCCAGGTTACCTTCCTCCACGTTTATCATCACTCTACCATGCCAGCTATTTGGTGGATTGGGGTTTTCTTTGCACCTGGTGGCGAAG CTTACCTGTGTGCCAGTATCAACAGTTTCATCCACATTTTGATGTACAGTTACTATTTCCTGTCATCACTAGGACCACACATGCAGAAATATCTCTGGTGGAAGAAATACATGACCACTCTTCAACTG GTACAATTCTGGTGGATAATGTTCCATACAATCTATGCTATTAATCTAAACTGTGGCTTCCCAAACAAATTCAATTGGGCATTGGTGGTGTACGATTTATCCCACATCGTACTGTTTACAAACTTTTACTACCAGACCTACACTAAGAAGGAAAGAAGACTGAAATTAGAACAACAGATGCTGGCCAAAGTGGAGGAGATCAAGGGCAATAAAATGAACTAA